The sequence TTTCATGCAAAAGATACCTTCATTGACCAAGATAATGTTAACATGCATGGTCTAACGGATATGCAATCTTATGGAGATGTGCAAACACGTGCCTGGACCTTTAGATCTGTTGGCTGTGGGCATAGTATCCGAGAATGGTCGGATATGATGAGTACTCTGCGCACATATGGCTATGATTATGTGGTCAGTATTGAGCACGAAGATCCATTAATGTCGATTGATGAAGGATTTTCACGGGCGGTGGCGAATTTGAAATCAGTAGTAATAAAAAATCAGCCTGCTGATATGTGGTGGGTGTAACAAAGTAATAATTGTACAGTGCTAAAAAGCGAACGTGTCTACTTGTAAGAGAATCCAACGACTGCATCAGGGCTAGTTACCTAATGCAGTCATTGGATTTTCAAAAGAAATTATGGTTGAACATAATATGCGGGGAGATGACATGATGAAGTCGATTAATATCGGGATGATAGGCTACAAATTTATGGGGAAAGCACATAGTAATGCTTACCGGACGTTACCTATGTTTTTTCCAAAAAGCGCTCAACCTACAATGAAAGTTATTTGTGGGAGAAATGAAGAGGGAGTTTCTCTGGCAGCTAAGCAATTTGGCTGGGAAGAATATACGACAAATTGGAAAGAGCTTTTGATGCGGGATGATATTGATGTAATCGACATAAATGCACCAAGTAACGTACATAAAGAAATGGCAATTGAAGCCGCTAAAGCAGGCAAACATCTTTATTGTGAAAAGCCACTCGCTTTTACATTACAAGATTCTCGTGAAATGCTGCAGGCTGCCGAAGATGCGGGAGTAAAGCATATGGTTGGCTTTAATTATCGTTTTACGCCAGCTGTTATGCTCGCCAAAAAGTTGATTGAAGAAGGTCGTTTAGGCGAAATCTACCATTATCGGGCGTGGTTTTTACAAGATTGGATTACAGATCCGGATTTCCCATTAGTATGGAGGCTGCAAAAAGAGATTGCTGGTTCAGGTGCCCATGGTGATTTAGGTGCGCATCTTATTGATATGGCTCACTATCTTATTGGTGATATATCAGAAGTGATCGGTATGAGCGAAACATTTATTAAAGAACGACCATTTCCTATGGAGATGGATGGATTATCAGCCACAAGTGGAGAGAGTACTGAGAAAGGACCGGTTACAGTTGATGATGCAACGTTATTTTTGGCGAGGTTCACTAACGGTGCACTTGGTAGCTTCGAAGCAACACGCTTTGCGACAGGGCATCGTAGTACGAATTCATTCGAAATTAATGGTAGCAAAGGTAGTGTTATTTTTGATTTTGAACGTATGAATGAATTACAAGTTTATTTCGAAGATGATAAGGAGGATGTTCAAGGGTTTCGTCGTGTGTTGGCAACTGATTCCGCACATGCGTATTCCGAAGCTTGGTGGCCAACTGGTCATACAATAGGCTATGAACACACTTTTACTCATGCGTTTGTTGAATTACTAGATGCCTTGCGTGAAAACCGGCAACCTATTCCTAATTTTGAGGATGGGGTGAAATGCCAGCAAGTTCTTGAGGCTGTTGATTTATCTATAGAACGAAAGCAGTGGATAACAGTATCTGACCTGTAATACATTTGCTGAGAGGAGTATGAATGATGTGAAGAAAAAGGCACTCATTGTATATGGTGGTTGGGAGGGGCATGAACCGGAGGAAGTTGCGAATATTTTTAAAGGAATCCTTGAACAGGAACACTTTGAAGTAGAACTATCTGATACGCTTGATGCATATGCAGATGTTGAAAAACTAAAAGACTTAGATTTGATTGTTCCGCATTGGACGATGGGTGAGATTGAACCGCAATATGTGACTAATATCTCGGAAGCGGTGAAGAGCGGTGTTGGTCTCGCTGGGTGCCACGGTGGGATGTGTGATTCCTTTAGAAAAAACGTAGACTGGCAGTTTATGACTGGTGGTAATTGGGTGGCACATCCTGGAAATGATGGCGTTGAATATACGGTTGCTATTAACTATTCTTCCAGCAGTGTTTTGGAAGGAATTGAAGATTTTAAGGTTGTGAGTGAACAATATTATTTGCATGTGGATCCTGCTGTTGAAGTGCTTGCAACAACTCGCTTCCCAATCGCTGAAGGGCCTCATTCGCTAAATAAAGCAGTGGATATGCCGGTTGTTTGGACAAAACGTTGGGGGATTGGCCGGGTATTTTATAATTCAATAGGCCATTCAGCTAATGTTGTAGCGATGCCGGAAGTATCGAAAATTATGCGAAATGGATTTTTATGGTCGGCAGAAGGAAAAGCGCGATCTAGGAAAACTATGGATGTAAGAAGTAGACCAGCTCACATGTATACCGGCATGGAGGACAATCAATGAAAAATGGGGGAGAACAAATGAAGAAAGTACAAGTAGGAATTATAGGTTGTGGAACGATCAGTTCTATCTATATGGAAAACATCCCGAAGTTTGACAATCTTGAACTTATTGCATGTGCAGATTTAGATATAAATCGGGCGCGTGCTCAGGCGGCAAAATATCAGATTCCGGAAGCATCGACGGTAAAAGAGTTGTTAGAAAATCCTAATGTAGATTTAGTGATCAATTTAACAATTCCTCAGGCGCATGCGGAAGTTGCAATTGAAGCGCTTAAAAATGGCAAGCATGTCTATGGCGAAAAACCTTTAGCGGTGACACGTGAGAAGGCCGAAAATATTTTAGCTGTTGCTAAAGAAACAGGGCTACTCGTAGGAAGTGCGCCAGATACATTTTTAGGTGCAGGTGTTCAAACAGCTATTGATTTAATTGAAAAGGGGGAAATTGGGGTTCCGATTGGTGCTTCGGCCTTTATGATTGGACGTGGTCCTGAACATTGGCATCCAGATCCGATCTTTTTTTATAAGGAAGGTGGCGGGCCGATGTTTGATATGGGGCCCTATTATTTAACAGCGCTAATTGCCTTGTTGGGGCCTATTAAGCGACTGTCAGGTTCAGTTAGAATTAGTTATCCAGAACGTACTATTTTAAGTGAACCAAAAGCAGGCACAAAGATTACAGTGGAAACAGCGACACATATTGCAGGAACGCTTGAATTTGCCTCTGGTGCAATTGGAACAATCACGACCAGTTTTGACGCATTTGGTGGGACAAGCCTTCCTTCCATTGAGATATATGGTAGTGAAGGAACAATGATTGTTCCTAACCCAAATACGTTTGGTGGTCCTGTTCGACTTCGAAAGCGTGGTGAAGAAGAATTTGTTGATATAGAACTCACTCGTAAACACGATGACAACAGTCGTGGAATTGGTGTTGCTGATATGGCAAGGGCAATTTTGAGAGGTGATTCTTATCGAGCGAATGGAGAACTTGCTTACCATGTGCTGGAGGCCATGCATGGTTTCCATGATTCATCTGAACAAGGATCATTTTATCATATGCAAAGCACCTGCAAGAGACCAGAGCCATTGCCTGCTGACGATCAGTTCTCACATGCTTAAGTGTAAAATATTTACTAGTTTTGATGTGTTATTAAAGAGATTTGGTAACTACTTAGGTAAATATATAGTCGGAACTTAACTAATATAATGTTCTTCCAACACCGCTTTGTCGCTTGGTGATGGCCTTACGCAATAAGCCCGTCAGAAGATCACTGTCGGTCTGATTGCTCCGGCTCACACTTGTCGCTCCTTCGCTAGATTGGTTCGTCATAATGGTGAGGTATATCATTTGGTTACTTCCAAATAAGTGGTGCCCGGTCTATAGACATTACTCAAAAGAGAATTGGCCATGCACAACCGAAGTGAGCGAGGAGAATATATCACGGTTCTGTTTTCGAAGCGTAGAAATGAAGCCGCGGATTCGGGCAAACTCTTCAGCCCCTTCTTGTTTTCGGAAGGTGCCCGATACTTTTTGTTTCACTTTCATCATGCGGATGTCCCTTTCAGCCAAATTGTTGTCAAAAGGCACATGCTCATCTCGAATAAACCGCAGAACAGTGGATTTATGAATGCGTAAACGCTCGCCTAGATTAGCTGCTTTACTCTTTTTCTTTCTTCCACGTTTCGTAGGGGCATCTGGTTTGGAATTTGTGATCCATTCCTTTTCTCCCTGCTCCAAAATGCGGTCATAGCGTTGTTCCCAATCGAGAACAATTGCGTTTTCAATTGGCTTCCCATCGTGTCCCCACTTTTTCTTATGATAACAAGCTTCTTGTAAAAGGTTTTTCATATCGGTAGCCCATTGGTGATGATCATAGTCGATAATCCCTTGGCACTCACGGAGAAGGTGGGCTCCACACAAGGCATGGGTAAAAGAATAATCCGCGTGGAAATAGGAAGCCCAACAGTCGTGGACAAGCGTTCCCCGATAGATTGGCAGACAACCACGTTCATCAATCGCTATCTTTCCACGGTTTTTATGTACATGGTAAAGAGTCCATTCTGAATTACTGACCACATGTAGCCACTGGGTTTTCCCTTCGATACGTAGACCTGTTTCATCGGCATGAAGGACTGGGCTTTTTACTAACTGCTCTTGTATGTATATATTTAGGGGTTCGATTTTCTTGGAAACAGAGGCTAAACGGTTGAGAAGGGTCGCTTCGCTAGGGCGATAGCCAGTCAAGTCTTGAAAAAGCTGACTGATTCGTTCGAGGGGGAGGTAATGGAAAACGTTCAAATAGGTACACCAAGCTGTCCATCCATCTCTATACTGAGCTGGTGCTATCACGTTTTCCGGGAATGATGCTTGTTGGTGAGCAGAACAGTGAGGACAGCACTTCTTTTCAACTCGATGCTCCGTAACCACAGTACGAGGAAATGGCAGATCAAAGACTTGTCGACGGGCATACCCTTCTGATCGGACATCAGTAAGAGAAGTCTCACAATGAGGGCAGACTTTCACCTTGTGCCATTTGATTTCATCTGGCTGATCTATCATCTCAAGGGTATGACCGTCATTGCCCTTTGGGGCGCCTTTCTTTCCCCCGGTTTCCCGTAAACTTTTCGGTTTACGTAATCCATCACTGGAGGGTGGTTTACTGCTGTTCGTACTGGTTAGCCCAACTTGCCGTTCTAACACTTTTACACGTGTTTCTAGTGTGACAATGTGATTTTCCAACTTTTCAATATAGAGCAGAAGACCAGTGATAAACGCTGCAATTTCAGATGGTTTTCCATGACTAATCTCATCGATTTGTTTGGGTGTGTATTTCATCAGAGTTTTCAACAAAGTCTGATCCTTTCTATGAGTATCTCCGTTGGACTAATGATTTTATGTCATCTCCAGCGAAGGCGTCAACTGGGGTAGCCGAAGCGATGAGACTGATAGTGGTTTTCTATCAGGCTTATCGCGGGAGGCATCCCCAAGCGCCAAGCGTTGTTGGGAAGAATATGAATTGTATAGTTAGTAAATAGATACCCATATCGAGATTATTGAAACAATTCAGGTACCTAAGTAGTTACGAGATTTGAACCAAAAAGTAGTCCTGTATGAATATTGAATTCATACAGGACTACTTTTTTAGTATCATACTGTCAACAATTTCGCCACACTGCGAGAAATCTCATGTGTATTAATCGTAGATTCAATCTGCTTATTGTTTACACAGGTTATAAATTCCGCTACTTCATAATACATAGACTCATAATCATGTTGTACGGAAATATCCTCTGTTTGCCCATCTCGATATTTGATGATAATCTGACTAGGCTCACTGATTTTATCAATTTCAATAACACCATTCTCGCCTTGGATTTCACTTGGATAATAGGAGTCCGAAATCTTAGAGTACATTAAAATCGCTTCAAACCCATCGTACTGTAAAATCATACTGCCTTGACCAATTGCGCCAGTCGACAACAAATAGTCATTTTTCAGTACAGACTTTGGTTCGCCAACTAAATGGATAAGCGGGGCAATCGTGTAGACGCCTAAATCCATTCTTGCACCATTGCCGAGCTCGGGCTTGAAGGCATTTTCGATAATCCCATCCTTGTATTTATCATAGCGTGAAGAGTATTGGTTGTAATGAAAAACAAATCGACGGAGTGCACCAATCTTATGTAAGTGCTTTTTCACATTGAGAAATGCGGGTGTAACGGTCGACTTCATCGCTTCCATATACATCGTTTGGTGCTGATTCGCAACTTGAATCACTTGATCCATTTCATCTACAGATGTTACTGCAGGCTTCTCGCAAAGAACGTGAATACCATTTTGCATAGCTAAGATACTCTGCTCTGCATGGAAGACATTTGGTGATGCGATATAAACAGCGTCAATATCTCCGCTTTGAAACATCTTTTCCATATCTGTATAGACATTTTTGACCTCGTATTTATCGGCAAAACTTCTGCCTGTTTCCTCAGTTCTAGAATAGATTGCACCAATGCTAAATTCAGGATGTGCGTTAGCTGCTGCAATCAATCGATCTGTAATCCAATTTGTTCCGATGATGCCAAATCTCATAGTGCGATCCCCCTCAGTTAATAACTACCGATTTAGAATTATGAATCGTTATTATTGTGTCATAGTAGCCCCTTATTCGCAACTTAAAAAATTGAATACTCACTCTTTTCCTCTACCTAATGGAAAAAAAGTGTGTGTAGTTGTCGGTACATACAATCTATACTAATAGTACATCCAAAATAATGAAACAACAAGAAATGGAGGAATTGCAGATGAAGAATATATTATTAGCATGTTCAGCAGGGATGTCGACAAGTTTGCTAGTAGGAAAAATGAAGGAGGTTGCGCAAGCAAAAGGAATTGAAGTGAACATTTGGGCAGTTTCACAGGACAAAGCGATGAAGGAAATTGAAAACGCGGATGTTCTGTTAATCGGTCCACAAATGAGATTTTTGAAAAAAAAGTTTTCAAAAGTTGCAGAAGAGGTGGGAATACCTTTAGAGGTCATTGATACGATGGCGTACGGAAGATTAGATGGAGAAGCGGTGTTAAATAGAGCGCTAGAATTAATCGGTAACTAATCTAATAGACAAAGGGGAGAACAAGATGGAGAACAATAAATTTATGAACTTTCTGGAAAGTTTTTTGCTGCCAATTGCAGATAAACTTAATAATAATCGCTATTTAACCTCATTACGTGACGGATTTATGATAGCGCTGCCATTAATTATCTTTGGATCGATATTTGTTGTTATTGCAAATTTGCCGTTTCTTGATAAAGTGATAAGTGCAGAAGCATTAGCAGCCTATCAAAATGCTTTAGGTCCAGCTTCAGCTGCAACATTAAGTTTGATGGGGCTATTTGTTATTGTCGGTATTGGTTATAAATTGACTGAACACTACAAAGGAGAAGCGATTTATGGTGGTGTGATTGCATTAGCATCTGTACTTATTATGACACCACAAGTTTTAGACGGTGTTTCAGGTGTTATCCCGACTGCAAGTTTAGGGGCACAGGGGATGTTTTTGGGGATATTTACCGCTTTTATTTCAGCTGAACTATATCGCTTTTTTGTTAAAAAAGAATGGACAATTAAAATGCCCCCGGGTGTTCCTAGTGCCGTAGCAAAATCATTCAGTGCATTAGTTCCCGTTACGTTAACATTAACTGCCTTTTTAATAATCCGAATTCTATTTAGTTATACTACATTTGAAACGGTACAGAACTTTATCTATACTGTCATTCAAGGGCCATTGACTGTCTTAGGAAGTGGATTACCTGCTACGATTGTTGCAGTGCTGCTCATTCAAGTATTTTGGTTCTTTGGTTTACATGGCCAAATTATTGTTAACTCTGTATTTGACCCAATCTGGTATACATTGAATGAACAAAACTTAGCTGCGTTCCAAGCGGGAACAGAATTGCCTAATATTATAACAAAACAATTCATAGATTCGTTCCTCGTTGGAATGGGCGGATCAGGTATGACATTAGCTGTTATTATTCTAATTTTCATAATCGGAAAAAGTAGACAGCTTAAGGAATTAGCTAAATTAGGAACGCCTTCAGGTATCTTTAATGTAAACGAACCAATTATCTTTGGGCTACCTATCATTTTGAATCCTTTAGTAGTGATTCCATGGCTAATAGCACCCGTTGTTGTTACATTAACTACGTATTTTGCAATGGCAACAGGATTAGTTCCACCACCAGCAGGAATTATTGTCCCTTGGACGACACCACCTATTTTGAATGGATTCTTGGCAACAGGTAATGCATGGCAGGGTGGAGTGTTGCAAGCCTTTAATCTATTTGTTGTCATGATTATTTGGTGGCCGTTCTTACGAATCATGGATAAAAAATACTATGAAACTGAACAAATAGAGAAATAATTACTATATATTGAAATTTGGAATTAAGAAGGAGTAAGCTATGGATAAAATAACAGAAATTGCATTTCAAATTATATTAAATGCTGGGAATGGAAAGTCTAGTGCCATGGAAGCCATACAGGCAGCGAAGGAAAAAAACTTCGCTGAAGCCGATCGGCTCATTGAAGAAGCTGGAGAAGAGCTCGGAAAGGCGCATAGCTATCAAACTAAATTATTACAACAAGAAGCTAGCGGTGAAGAAAATCCTATAACCGTAATGCTCATCCATTCACAGGATCATTTAATGACATCAATGACTGTTAGGGATTTAGCAATTGAAATTGTTGAAATCTATCGCAATAAATAGTCGTTTTAAGCTCTAGATGTTGTCATATAGAATGCTAGTTAGCATTAACACTTGGAGCTAGGTATTACAGAAAAGCGTAAGCGTCTTGATAAAATGTGTAGACATTGGGGAAGGATGCAATTTATCCTTCCTTGATTGACGTATCGAGCAACGACTTAGGTAGCATAATGCATAATCTGGACGCCACTACGCAGAGGCTTATTTGATTCAAAATTTATAGTAGTTGATTTTCTTGGAAAGTGGAGGTATTAGAATGTCTATACAATATAAATTTCCAACAGGCTTTTGGTGGGGAAGTGCAACGTCTGCCACACAAATAGAAGGTGCTGCAAATGAAGGCGGAAAGGGTCAAAATATTTGGGATCATTGGTATAAAACAGAGCCAAATCGTTTTTTCGATAATGTAGGTCCTGAATCGACTTCTAACTTTTATCATCTATATAAAGAAGATATCCGCTTGATGAAAGAAATTGGCCATAACTCATATCGAATGTCTATTTCATGGTCACGCTTAATTCCTGGTGGGCGTGGAAAGGTAAATGCCGAAGCGATAACTTTCTATAATAATGTCATTGATGAATTGATTGCCAATGATATTGAGCCATTTGTTACGCTGTATCACTTTGACATGCCACTAGAACTGCAAGAAGAAGGTGGTTGGGAAAATAGAGCAGTAGTAGAGGCGTATACAGAATATGCGAAAGAATGTTTCCACTTGTTTGGTGACCGCGTGAAGAAATGGTTTACGTTTAATGAGCCGATTGTTCCAGTTGAGGGAGGCTATTTGTACGACTTTCACTATCCGAATGTTGTTGATGCAAGGCGTGCAGTCCAAGTAGCTTATAATACAATGATTGCGCATGCTCAAGCTGTAAAAGCTTATCGCACATTTGCAATGGAGGATGGAAAAATTGGTATTGTTTTAAATCTTACTCCATCTTATCCTCGAAGTGAACATCAAGCTGACTTAAAAGCTTCCCAGGCAGCAGATTTATTCTTCAATCGTAGCTTTTTAGATCCCTCAGTCTTAGGTGAATATCCATTAGAACTTATTAATATATTAAGAGAACACAGTCAATTGCCAGTCACTCAAAAAGGGGATAAAGAATTATTAAAAGAGGGGGTTGTCGATCTTCTTGGTGTAAACTATTATCAGCCACGAAGGGTCAAAGCGAAAGAACACTTACCAAATCCGCACGGTCCATTTATGCCTGATTGGTTCTTTGATAACTATGAAATGCCTGGTAGAAAGATGAATAAGCACCGTGGTTGGGAAATATACGAAAAAGGTATTTATGATATTATGATCAACCTTAAGGAAAACTACGGCAATGTTGAGTCGTTTATTGCTGAAAATGGAATGGGTGTTGAGAACGAGGAACGCTTTTTGATAGATGGTGAAGTCCAAGACGATTACCGAATTGAATTTATTAGTGAACATTTAAAATGGTTGCACAGAGCAGTCGAAGAAGGGTGTAATGTACAAGGCTATCATCTCTGGTCATTCATGGATAATTGGTCATGGATGAATGCCTACAAAAATCGCTATGGTTTCTTCTCAGTAGATATTGAAACGAAGAAAAGGACTCCAAAGAAGAGTGCGCATTGGATAAAGGCCGTCTCCGAAAATAATGGTTTCTAATACTGGGGAAAAGGTTCTAGTTTAGGTTATAGTATAGTGATATAGTAAGTTTTTTGGAAAGGTTTTGACTTACTTGTAGGTCAAAGCCTTTTTACTACATTAGTGATTCGGGCTGCTTTCGCTGGAGAAGAGATGTTTAGCATCTAGTTCATATAAATAAGGAGTAAATGGTAAGGAGAGTTGGTCTTATGTTGACCTTAAGAACAAAAACTATTTTCCGTGAACTAATGGCTGTAGAAACACCAATCACTGGGAAATATTTAGCGACTATAAACCAGGTTACATCAAGAACGATAAGAGAAGACATAAAAACGCTTGATTTGTCACTACTTGGTAATGGGGCCTATATTGATTCAGTGATGGGACAAGGCTATAAATTAAGGATTACAGATGAGCAATTATTTCGTAACTATTTAAAACGAATTTCTGGTGATGAATCTACGGCACAAGCAGTTATTCCTAGATTGCCAGATGAGCGAATAGTTCATGTCATCAAGCGATTCCTGTTAAGCGAAAGCTACATTAAGCTCGATGACTTAGCAGATGAAATGTATGTGAGTAAGTCAACCATTCAAAATGATTTAGTGCATGTTAAAAAAAAGTTAGCATTGTATGATATCTGTTTGGAGGCACGGCCTAATTATGGGTTAAAAGTAACTGGCGATGAGCTAAAGTTACGTTTTTGTATGGCTGAATATATATTTGATCGCAAGGAAGGGATAGGTGGGCAATTATTCAAACCCCAATTTACATTGTTATCTCAAGGGGAGCTAGATTCTATTCTGGAAATTATTGTAAGTCAAATAAATATCCATCGCATTACGGTATCCGATATAGCCATCAATAATCTGGTGATTCACATGGCGATTGCATATAAAAGGATAAAAGCAGGTTATCATGTAACACTCTATCAGACAGATCTAGATGAAATACTTGAACAGAAGGAATATCAAGTTGCCCATGAAATTGTTAGGCAAGTGGAAGAGAAGTTTCATGTTGATTTTCCCCAAGAAGAAACAGCTTATATTGCACTACATTTACTTGGTACGAAAATATTATTACAAATGAATACAAACAATAAAATTATTAAACAAGTGGTGGAAGAAGATATTTCTAAAATAGCAACAAAAATATTGGATAAGATAGAGTCTAAATTAAATCTTGGGGTTAGTGCAGATCAAGAACTTATTATTGCATTATCCTTACATTTAAAGCCCGCAGTTAACCGCTATAAATATGGTATGAATGTCAGGAATCCCATGCTTGAAGACATTAAGAAAAATTACCCACTTGCTTTCGAAGCAGGCATTATAGCTGGATCAATTATAAATGAGCATATTGGTATAGAAGTAGATGAGAATGAAATAGGCTATCTTGCGCTTCATATAGGGGCTGCAATTGAACGAAGAAAACTAAAGGTCGGCCCAAAGAGATGTTTGATTGTTTGTGCCTCTGGATTAGGGACTGCACAATTAATTTATTATAAATTGAAAAACCAGTTTGGAGAAGGTTTAGATCTTGTGGGGACTACTGAGTATTACAAGCTGGATCAATATAATTTAATGGACATTGACTTGATTATTAGCTCTATTCCAATTCAAGAACAATTATCGGTGCCTGTTATTGTGGTGAATGCGATTTTAGGTGATACAGATATAAGAAAAATAGAAAAATTTATAGTGAATACAAAACAAAACTTGCATTCTTATTTTCAAGAAGAGCTGATGTTTTTAACTAAAAGCTTTGGATCTCAAGAAGAAACATTGGAATTTTTGCATACTACATTACTGAACAAAGGGTTAGTAGATCAAACATTTCTTGCTGCAATTTACGAGCGGGAAAAAGTGGCGCCGACCTCCTTCGGAAATTTAGTGGCGATTCCCCATCCGATAACACCCAATTCGGATAAAACCTTTCTAGCTGTATGTACATTAACAAAACCTATTATATGGAATGATAAACCTGTGCAATTTATTTGTTTACTAAGTGTCAAAAAAAATAGTCAGGAAGATTTACAAGTGATGTACGATTTATTGGGGAAGATTATTCATGATAGCTCGATTGTAGAAAAGCTGATTAACGTAAAAACGTATGAGGAGTTTATGAAAGTATTAAT comes from Sporosarcina sp. FSL K6-3457 and encodes:
- a CDS encoding Gfo/Idh/MocA family protein translates to MKSINIGMIGYKFMGKAHSNAYRTLPMFFPKSAQPTMKVICGRNEEGVSLAAKQFGWEEYTTNWKELLMRDDIDVIDINAPSNVHKEMAIEAAKAGKHLYCEKPLAFTLQDSREMLQAAEDAGVKHMVGFNYRFTPAVMLAKKLIEEGRLGEIYHYRAWFLQDWITDPDFPLVWRLQKEIAGSGAHGDLGAHLIDMAHYLIGDISEVIGMSETFIKERPFPMEMDGLSATSGESTEKGPVTVDDATLFLARFTNGALGSFEATRFATGHRSTNSFEINGSKGSVIFDFERMNELQVYFEDDKEDVQGFRRVLATDSAHAYSEAWWPTGHTIGYEHTFTHAFVELLDALRENRQPIPNFEDGVKCQQVLEAVDLSIERKQWITVSDL
- a CDS encoding ThuA domain-containing protein — its product is MNDVKKKALIVYGGWEGHEPEEVANIFKGILEQEHFEVELSDTLDAYADVEKLKDLDLIVPHWTMGEIEPQYVTNISEAVKSGVGLAGCHGGMCDSFRKNVDWQFMTGGNWVAHPGNDGVEYTVAINYSSSSVLEGIEDFKVVSEQYYLHVDPAVEVLATTRFPIAEGPHSLNKAVDMPVVWTKRWGIGRVFYNSIGHSANVVAMPEVSKIMRNGFLWSAEGKARSRKTMDVRSRPAHMYTGMEDNQ
- a CDS encoding Gfo/Idh/MocA family protein, whose translation is MKKVQVGIIGCGTISSIYMENIPKFDNLELIACADLDINRARAQAAKYQIPEASTVKELLENPNVDLVINLTIPQAHAEVAIEALKNGKHVYGEKPLAVTREKAENILAVAKETGLLVGSAPDTFLGAGVQTAIDLIEKGEIGVPIGASAFMIGRGPEHWHPDPIFFYKEGGGPMFDMGPYYLTALIALLGPIKRLSGSVRISYPERTILSEPKAGTKITVETATHIAGTLEFASGAIGTITTSFDAFGGTSLPSIEIYGSEGTMIVPNPNTFGGPVRLRKRGEEEFVDIELTRKHDDNSRGIGVADMARAILRGDSYRANGELAYHVLEAMHGFHDSSEQGSFYHMQSTCKRPEPLPADDQFSHA
- the tnpC gene encoding IS66 family transposase; amino-acid sequence: MKTLMKYTPKQIDEISHGKPSEIAAFITGLLLYIEKLENHIVTLETRVKVLERQVGLTSTNSSKPPSSDGLRKPKSLRETGGKKGAPKGNDGHTLEMIDQPDEIKWHKVKVCPHCETSLTDVRSEGYARRQVFDLPFPRTVVTEHRVEKKCCPHCSAHQQASFPENVIAPAQYRDGWTAWCTYLNVFHYLPLERISQLFQDLTGYRPSEATLLNRLASVSKKIEPLNIYIQEQLVKSPVLHADETGLRIEGKTQWLHVVSNSEWTLYHVHKNRGKIAIDERGCLPIYRGTLVHDCWASYFHADYSFTHALCGAHLLRECQGIIDYDHHQWATDMKNLLQEACYHKKKWGHDGKPIENAIVLDWEQRYDRILEQGEKEWITNSKPDAPTKRGRKKKSKAANLGERLRIHKSTVLRFIRDEHVPFDNNLAERDIRMMKVKQKVSGTFRKQEGAEEFARIRGFISTLRKQNRDIFSSLTSVVHGQFSFE
- a CDS encoding Gfo/Idh/MocA family protein, with translation MRFGIIGTNWITDRLIAAANAHPEFSIGAIYSRTEETGRSFADKYEVKNVYTDMEKMFQSGDIDAVYIASPNVFHAEQSILAMQNGIHVLCEKPAVTSVDEMDQVIQVANQHQTMYMEAMKSTVTPAFLNVKKHLHKIGALRRFVFHYNQYSSRYDKYKDGIIENAFKPELGNGARMDLGVYTIAPLIHLVGEPKSVLKNDYLLSTGAIGQGSMILQYDGFEAILMYSKISDSYYPSEIQGENGVIEIDKISEPSQIIIKYRDGQTEDISVQHDYESMYYEVAEFITCVNNKQIESTINTHEISRSVAKLLTV
- a CDS encoding PTS sugar transporter subunit IIB, giving the protein MEELQMKNILLACSAGMSTSLLVGKMKEVAQAKGIEVNIWAVSQDKAMKEIENADVLLIGPQMRFLKKKFSKVAEEVGIPLEVIDTMAYGRLDGEAVLNRALELIGN
- the celB gene encoding PTS cellobiose transporter subunit IIC: MENNKFMNFLESFLLPIADKLNNNRYLTSLRDGFMIALPLIIFGSIFVVIANLPFLDKVISAEALAAYQNALGPASAATLSLMGLFVIVGIGYKLTEHYKGEAIYGGVIALASVLIMTPQVLDGVSGVIPTASLGAQGMFLGIFTAFISAELYRFFVKKEWTIKMPPGVPSAVAKSFSALVPVTLTLTAFLIIRILFSYTTFETVQNFIYTVIQGPLTVLGSGLPATIVAVLLIQVFWFFGLHGQIIVNSVFDPIWYTLNEQNLAAFQAGTELPNIITKQFIDSFLVGMGGSGMTLAVIILIFIIGKSRQLKELAKLGTPSGIFNVNEPIIFGLPIILNPLVVIPWLIAPVVVTLTTYFAMATGLVPPPAGIIVPWTTPPILNGFLATGNAWQGGVLQAFNLFVVMIIWWPFLRIMDKKYYETEQIEK
- a CDS encoding PTS lactose/cellobiose transporter subunit IIA, which produces MDKITEIAFQIILNAGNGKSSAMEAIQAAKEKNFAEADRLIEEAGEELGKAHSYQTKLLQQEASGEENPITVMLIHSQDHLMTSMTVRDLAIEIVEIYRNK
- a CDS encoding glycoside hydrolase family 1 protein, which codes for MSIQYKFPTGFWWGSATSATQIEGAANEGGKGQNIWDHWYKTEPNRFFDNVGPESTSNFYHLYKEDIRLMKEIGHNSYRMSISWSRLIPGGRGKVNAEAITFYNNVIDELIANDIEPFVTLYHFDMPLELQEEGGWENRAVVEAYTEYAKECFHLFGDRVKKWFTFNEPIVPVEGGYLYDFHYPNVVDARRAVQVAYNTMIAHAQAVKAYRTFAMEDGKIGIVLNLTPSYPRSEHQADLKASQAADLFFNRSFLDPSVLGEYPLELINILREHSQLPVTQKGDKELLKEGVVDLLGVNYYQPRRVKAKEHLPNPHGPFMPDWFFDNYEMPGRKMNKHRGWEIYEKGIYDIMINLKENYGNVESFIAENGMGVENEERFLIDGEVQDDYRIEFISEHLKWLHRAVEEGCNVQGYHLWSFMDNWSWMNAYKNRYGFFSVDIETKKRTPKKSAHWIKAVSENNGF